The Mesorhizobium sp. AR02 genomic interval CTACAAAGCAGGGCTTGAAGACCTACTCACGTCGCTAAGGGGTGACCTATGACCGCCGAAGAAACAAAGAAGCGACAAATGCCAAAAGGCGGACGAAAGGGCGGCTCTGTCTTTCCCCGAATAGCGCTGCAGGATGCACTCGGGTATGCACGAAAATTGGTCAGTAAGACTCATACAAGTGCACAACCAATGGACATTATCTTTTCCGGAGTTGTGGGCGCCAAGAGCGGCAAGGGGCGTGTTCGCATTTCCGCACTAAGGCAGTATGGGCTCCTTAAGGGAGATGTGAAGTCCAGTTTCATCGCTGGTGATTTGGCTAAGAAAATTTCCGCCGCGCCGGAGGAAGAACTTATACCTCTGTATCAAGAGGCGATATTAAAGCCGACCGTCTTCAAAACGCTTTTTGACACTTTTCATGGGGATATAGTAACAAAATCAAAGCTTAAGCAACGTGCCGCAGATTTGAAAATCCATCCAGATGAGACCGAAACATGTGTTGAACTGTACATTTCTGGCATGCAGCTTGCTCGCTTGGTAACGGTTGACGGTGACCGTGTCACCCATGTTGCATCAAACGGCATTGGGGCAACATCAGACGATGGCCGCCCTGCGGATGATAACCTCGGATTGCAAGATGGGGCAGCAGCAGATGAGGCCCCTGATGCAAACCTTGACACGAAAACTGACTTTGAAAATGCCAACGGAGGCCAAGACACTAATACAGGCCGCGAAGCTGCTTTGCCGGCTGAGACGGCGCACGCCATACCGCGCGCCATCTTTAACGTAAATGTTACGCTCGACTCCAGTTTGGATACGGAGAAGCTGAAAAAACAGCTCGAACTCTTAAAGCAGTTTGGAGCAATTTGAGTGCCAGCGCTTCACAATTAATGCTCAATGCCCACCCAAGTACAGGGCTACGACTGCAGCAATGTAGGACGCCGAGATCATCAAGTATGAGAACTGAAGGAAGGTCATAGGAGAAAATCCTCGTGCTGGAGAGGATTCTCCTAATAGTCGCCGATTTTCGTTCCCGCAAAGGGAAAATTTTGACAATGGGTCTAGACCCATCGTCAGAAAAATTGATTCACGCTGACTCGAACGAACCAGTCGCAATATTTTATGCCCTCAAGTCCCCGCCGTATAAGCCGCGATCGCCGCCATGTTGACGATGTCTGAGTCCTTCGCGTTCAGCGAAACGATCTGCACCGGCTTGTTCAGTCCGACCAGCAGCGGGCCGATCACCGTCGAGCCGCCGAGTTCCTGCAGCATCTTGGTCGAGATCGAGGCCGAGTGGAAGGCCGGCATGATCAGCACATTGGCCGGGCCGGTCAGCCTTATGAACGGATATTGCGCCATGGCGCGGGCATTGAGCGCGACGTCGGCGGCCATTTCGCCATCATATTCGAAATCGACGCGGCGCTTGTCGAGGATGCGCACCGCTTCCTGGACCCGCTCTGAGCGTTCGCCCTGGGGATGGCCGAAGGTGGAGTAGGCAAGCATGGCGAGCCTCGGCTCGTAGCCCATGCGGCGGGCGAAGCCTGCCGCTTCCTCGGCGATGTCGGCGATCTGCTCGGCATTCGGCATGTCGTGCACGGCGGTGTCGGCGACGAGCACGGTCTTGCCTCGCGCCAGCACGATCGACACGCCGATGACGCGGTGGCCGGGCTTGGCGTCGATGACGCGGCGGATGTCGTCGAGCGCTGTCGAATAGTTGCGGGTCACACCGGTGACGATGCCGTCGGCGTCGCCCAGCGCCACCATGCAGGCGGCGAAGTGGTTGCGGTCGTTGTTGATCAGGCGCTGGCAATCACGGAACAGGAAGCCTTTGCGCTGCATGCGCTCGTACAGATAGTCGGTGTAGATGCCGTTGCGGCGCGACAACCGGGCATTGATGATCTCGATGCCTTGCTTGTTGAGGTCTATGCCGGCGTGCTTGGCGTTTTCCTTGATGACGTCGTCGCGGCCAAGCAGGATGGCGGTGCCGAGCTTCTGGTTCACATAGGAGACGGCGGCGCGCATCACCTGCTCCTCCTCGCCCTCGGCGAAGACGATGCGCTTTGGCTGGCGGCGCACGCGGTCGTAGATACGCTGCAAGGTGGAGGCGATCGGGTCGCGGCGAGCGGACAGTTCCTGCGCATAGCGGTCGAGATCGAGGATCGGCTTGCGGGCGACGCCCGACTCCATCGCCGCTTTGGCCACGGCAAGAGGAATTGCCGAGATCAGGCGCGGGTCGAACGGTACCGGGATGATGTAGTTGGGGCCGAATTTCGGCCGGTTGCCCTGATAAGCGGCAGCGACATCGTCGGGTACGTCCTTGCGCGCCAGTTCGGCGAGCGCTCTGGCCGCCGCGATCTTCATGTCGTCGTTGATGGTGGTGGCCCTGACATCCAGCGCGCCGCGGAAGATGTAGGGGAAGCCGAGCACGTTGTTGACCTGGTTCGGATAGTCCGAACGGCCGGTCGCCATGATGGCATCGGTGCGGATTTCGGCCACTTCCTCCGGCGTGATTTCCGGGTCGGGATTGGCCATGGCGAAGATGATCGGGTTCTTGGCCATCGACTGCACCATGGCGGTGGTCAGTGCGCCCTTGGCCGAGAGGCCGAGGAAGACGTCGGCGCCATCGAGCGCCTCGGCGAGGCTGCGCGTGTCGGTCTTGACCGCATGCGCCGACTTCCACTGATTCATGCCTTCGGTGCGGCCCTGGAAGACGACGCCCTTGGTGTCGCACAGGATGATGTTTTCGGGCGCGAAGCCCATCGCCTTCATCAGCTCGATGCAGGCGATGCCGGCGGCACCGGCTCCATTGCAGACCATTTTCGTGGTCTTCATGTCGCGGCCGGTGATTTCCAGCGCGTTGATCAGGCCGGCGGCCGAGATGATGGCGGTGCCGTGCTGATCGTCGTGGAAGACCGGAATGTCCATCAATTCGCGCAGCCGCTGCTCGATGATGAAGCACTCCGGCGCCTTGATGTCTTCCAGGTTGATGCCGCCGAAGGACGGCCCGAGGAAGCGCACGCAGTTGATGAACTCGTCGGCGTCCTCGGTGTCGACCTCGAGGTCGATGGAATCGACATCGGCGAAGCGCTTGAACAGCACCGCCTTGCCTTCCATCACCGGCTTGGAGGCCAGCGCACCGAGATTGCCGAGGCCAAGGATGGCGGTGCCGTTGGAGATGACGGCAACCATGTTGCCGCGCGTCGTGTAGTCGAAGGCGCGGCTGGGATCCTCGGCGATGGCGCGCACCGGAACGGCGACCCCTGGCGAGTAAGCGAGGCTGAGGTCGCGCTGCGTGGCCATCGGCTTGGTGGCGACGATTTCCAGCTTGCCGGGCCGGCCCATAGCATGGAATTCGAGCGCTTCCTGCGCGCTGACGGACGGACCGCTGTTCTCGGTTTTCCTGGCCATGATGCTTTTGATTTCCTCGCCGGTGCAGCACCTCCTTGAAGCGGGTGCTTTGTTTCGGTCCGAATTAAGACCACGCGCCGCCGCGTGTAAACCGCCAGCGCGCCGGAATCGCGGATCGGACGGGAAAATGCGGGTACTTGGTCGTCTCCGTCGTCCCCTGCTTTTCGAAGCCCCGGCATTAAACCCGGCCACCACATCTGCTAGCGTGCCCAGCCATGAACATGCACAGCCCGAACGAGCCCGACGCCCCCGAGGTGATGACGCCGCCACAGCCCGGCGCTGCCGCCGTCACGCCGATGATGGAGCAGTTCATCGAGATCAAGGCGGCGAACCCGGATTCGCTGCTGTTCTACCGCATGGGCGATTTCTACGAGCTGTTCTTCGACGATGCCGAAAAGGCGAGCCGGGCGCTCGGCATCGTGCTGACCAAGCGCGGCAAGCACCAGGGCCATGACATCCCGATGTGCGGCGTGCCGGTGCATGCCGCGGACGACTATCTGCAGAAGCTGATCGGCCAGGGGTTCCGCGTCGCCGTCTGCGAGCAGATCGAGGATCCGGCCGAAGCCAAGAAGCGCGGCTCCAAATCGGTGGTGCGTCGCGATGTGGTGCGGCTGGTGACGCCGGGCACCATCACCGAGGACAAATTGCTGGCACCGTCGGAATCGAGCTTCCTGATGGCGCTGGGTCGGGTGAAGGGCGGCAGCGACCACAGCTTTGCCTTGGCCTGGATCGATATCTCGACTGGCGCCTTCCGCGTTGCCGAGACCACCGCCGACCGGCTGCTCGCCGACATCTTCCGTGTCGATCCGCGCGAGATGATCGTCGCCGAGCCGGTGTTTCACGATCCGGAGCTGAAGCCGGTGTTCGACATGCTCGGCCGTGTCGCCAATCCGCAGCCGCCGTCGCTGTTCGATTCGGCCTCGGCCACCGGGCGCATCGCCCGTTTCTTCGATGTGGCGACGCCGGACAGCTTCGGTACGTTTTCGCGCGCCGAACTGTCGGCGATCTCGGGCGCCATCGCCTATGTCGAGAAGACGCAGAAAGCCGAGCGGCCGCCACTGTCGCGGCCCGAGCGCGAGGAGCAGGGCTCGACGCTGTTCATCGATCCGGCGACGCGCGGCAATCTCGAGCTCTTGCGCACATTGTCCGGCAGCCGCGACGGTTCGCTGTTCAAGGCGATCGACCGCACGGTGACCGGTGGCGGCGCAAGGCTGCTCGCCGACCGGCTGATGGCGCCGCTGACCGATCCGTCAGCGATCGGTGCGCGCCTCGATTCGGTGTCGTTCTTCCGCTCCGAAACCCGGCTTTGCCAGGCAGTGCGGACGAGCCTGAAGAGCGTCGCCGACATGCCGCGCGCGCTGTCCAGGCTGGCGCTCAACCGCGGCGGCCCGCGCGATCTCGGCGCGCTGCGTGCCGGCTTCGAGGCGGCCGGTGCCATCGCCGAGATTTTTGCCGCGACTGCCCTGCCCCAGGAATTGGCTGGCGCAATGGCCGCTATTCAAGCGCTGCCCCAGGCGCTTGCCCGGCATCTGATGCAGGCGCTGAGTGAGGAACTGCCGCTGTTGAAGCGCGACGGTGGCTTCCTTCGCGGCAGTTACCACCCGGAACTCGACGAGATGCGGGCGCTGCGCGACGAGTCGCGAAAAGTGATCGCCGGGCTGGAACGCTCGCTGATCGAGGAGACCGGCATCCGTTCGCTAAAAATCCGGCACAACAATGTGCTCGGCTACTATATCGAGGTGACCGCCAACCACCATGCGATCATGACCGGCAGCGATGGCGCCAAGGCGCGCTTCATCCACCGCCAGACCATGGCCAATGCCATGCGCTTCACCACGACCGAGCTTGCCGAACTCGAGACCAAGATCGCCAATGCCGCCGACCGGGCGCTGAGCATCGAGCTGGCGGCATTCGATGCGCTGATGGCGGAAGCCGTCGGCGAAGCAGAAAAAATCCGTGCCGGCGCCGACGCGCTCGCCGTGATCGATGTGTCGGCGGCGCTTGCGCTACTTTCGGAAAGCGAGGCCTGGTGCCGGCCGGTGGTGGATTCCAGCCTTGCCTTCGAGATTGCCGGCGGCCGGCATCCGGTGGTCGAGCAGGCACTGCGCCGCTCCGGCGAAGGCCCGTTCGTGGCCAATGATTGCGACCTGTCACCGGAGGGTAGCGCCAAGAACGGTGCCATTTGGCTTCTGACCGGCCCCAACATGGGCGGTAAATCGACGTTCCTGCGGCAAAACGCGCTGATCGCCATCCTGGCCCAGACTGGCTCCTTCGTGCCGGCGACATCGGCCCATATCGGCGTCGTCGACCGGCTGTTCTCGCGCGTCGGCGCTTCCGACGATCTGGCGCGCGGCCGTTCGACCTTCATGGTCGAGATGGTCGAGACGGCGGCAATCCTCAACCAGGCCGGCGAACGGGCGCTGGTGATCCTCGACGAGATCGGCCGCGGCACCGCCACCTTCGACGGCCTGTCGATCGCCTGGGCGGCGGTGGAATACCTGCATGAGAAGAACCGCTGCCGGGCAATCTTTGCCACCCATTTCCACGAAATGACCTCGCTCGCCGGCAAGCTGACGCGGCTCCATAACGTCACCATGCGGGTCAAGGAATGGGAAAACGACGTCGTCTTCCTGCACGAGGTCGGCAGAGGTGCGGCCGACCGCTCCTACGGCGTGCAGGTGGCGCGGCTCGCCGGCCTGCCCGAAGCGGTGGTCGACCGAGCCAAACAGGTGCTGCACCAATTGGAGGAAGGCGAGGTTTCGGGCAAGACCAACCGGCTGGTCGACGACCTGCCGCTGTTTTCGGTGGCCATGAAGCGCGAAGCGCCGAAGCCGGTAAAGAGCGATGCGCTGGGTGCCGCGCTCGGCGATATCAATCCCGACGAGATGACGCCACGGGAGGCGCTGGAGGCGCTCTACCGGCTGAAAGGGCTGGCGGGGAAGTAGGCACCTCTGCCATCCGGGCGGCGGCACAGGAACCGCCAATCTCCCCCCTCGTGGGGGAGATTGGCAACTTCATCGCCGCTCAGATCATCTCCAGCCCGCGCTTGCGCGTTGGTGGCCGGAAAGCGCGGTCGAGATCGGCGAGATCCTGCGGCGTAAGCTCGATGTCGAGCGCGGCAAAATTCTGGCGGACATGCTGCTGGCTGCTGGCTTTCGGAATGGCGATGACGCCCTCCTGCTGCATCACCCAAGCCAAGGCGATTTGTGCAGGGGTCGCACCGTGGCGGGCGGCGACGGCTTCAAGTCTGCTGTTGCGCGCCAACGCGCCCTGCTCGACCGGCGAATAGGCCATCAGCGGAATGCCGCGCTGTCGGCTCCAGGGCGCCAGATCGAACTCGAGGCCGCGACGGACCAGATTGTAAAGCACCTGGTTGGTCTGGACGTTGCCGCCATCGGGCAAGCCGGTGAGCTCTTCCATCTCCTCGGTGTCGAAATTGCTGACGCCCCAATGGCGGATCTTGCCGGCCTTCTTCAAGGCCTCGAAGGCTTCGACCGTCTCCGCCAAAGGCACGCTGCCCGGCCAATGCAAGAGATAGAGGTCGATGCGGTCGGTGCGCAGGCGCTTCAGGCTGTTCTCGCAGGCGCGCTGCACGCCCGCGCGCGACGCGTTTGATGGCAGCACTTTCGAGACCACGAAGACCTCGGCGCGGCGCCCGGCAATGGCTTCGGCCACCACCTCCTCGGCGCCGCCGCTGGCATACATTTCGGCGGTGTCGATCAGCGTGATGCCAAGGTCGAGGCCAAGCTTGAGCGCGCTGACCTCATCGGCACGGCGCCGCGAATCCTCGCCCATTTTCCACGTGCCCTGGCCAAGAACGGCAATGGCTTCGCCGGAGGGCAGCGTAGTGGTTCTGACGATCGATGGCATGGCGGGCTCCAGTTGGGGCCGGATCGCAGCACAGGCCGGGCGAGAAATCCAGAGGGCCTTCTCGCCGCCTTCGCGATTGCAGGAAGCCTACTTCACCGGATGAGCGGCAAGCCAGTCCTGCATCTGCTTGATCTCGGCTTCCTGCGCGGCGATGACGCCTTCGGCCAGCTTGCGGATTTCCGGGTCCTTGCCATTGGCAAGCTCGACTTTGGCCATGTCGATCGCACCCTGATGGTGCGGAATCATGCCGCGGACGAAGTCGACATCGGCATTGCCGGTGTATTTGACCATCATGTCCTTGTGCATCTTGTCCATCGCCTTCTTGTAGCCAACGGTGGCAGGGCTTTGCGCACCCATCGCCATACCGGCCATGTTATGTTTCATCTCTTCGCTCTGCGCCGGAACGCTTTCGAGGAAGACGGCGAGCAGCATTCCGGCCGCCATCAGCAAAAGCACGAGTTTCTTGGCCAAGGTCATTCATGGTCTCCTGTTGCTTGGTTTTCGTATTTGGGGGTTTCGATCAGAGTTTCAACGTCCGCAGACGCAATGCGTTGGCGATGACAGAAACGGAGGACAGGCTCATCGCCGCCGCCGCCAGCATCGGCGACAAGAGCATGCCGGTGAGCGGATAGAGCACGCCGGCGGCGACCGGCACGCCAAGCACATTGTAGAGGAAGGCGAAGAACAGGTTCTGGCGGATGTTGCCGATCGTCGCCTGGGCGAGCTTACGTGCCCGGACTATGCCATTAAGGTCGCCCTTGACCAGGGTGATGCCGGCGCTTTCGACCGCGACATCGGCGCCAGTGCCCATGGCGATGCCGACATCGGCGCTGGCCAAGGCCGGCGCATCGTTGACGCCGTCGCCGGCCATGGCGACACCTTTGCCCTTGCCGCGTAGCTCGTCGACAAGGGCTGCCTTCTGTTCCGGCAACAGACCGGCGCGAACCTCATCGATACCGAGGCTTTTGGCGATCGCCTTGGCGGTGCGCTCATTGTCACCGGTCGCCATGATGATCCTCAAGCCGCTGTCATGCAGCGCCCGGATTGCCTCGGCAGTGGTCGCCTTGATGGGATCGGCAACGGCGACGATGCCGGCCAGCTTGCCGCCGACGGCGACGAACATCGCCGTCTTGCCATCGCCCTGCAGCGCTTCGGCACTGGCCGAAACGGCGGAAACGTCGACGCCGAGGTCGCGCATCATCGCGGCATTGCCGAGCGCGACAGTCTTGCCCGACACCGTGCCGGAAACGCCCTTGCCGGTGACCGCCTCGAAATCAATGGCATCGGCGACGGTTACACTGCGCGCGACGGCACCTTCGACGATGGCCTCGGCCAACGGATGCTCCGAGCCCTTCTCGAGGCTCGCGGCGAGCCCCAGCAATTCGTCTTCGGAAAAGCCGTTTGCTGCGACAACATCCGTCAGTTTCGGCCGGCCCTCGGTCAGCGTGCCGGTCTTGTCGACGATCAGCGTGTCGACGGAGGCGAAGCGTTCGAGCGCGGCGGCTTCCTTGATCAGCACACCGGCATGCGCGCCGCGCCCGGTGGCGGTCATGATCGACATCGGCGTGGCGAGACCGAGCGCACAGGGACAAGCGATGATCAGCACCGAGACGGCCGAGACGACGGCGAAGATCAGGCTGGGCTCGGGGCCGAAGACGGCCCAGGCGATGAAAGCCACGACGGCGACAAGGACGACGGCCGGAACAAAGTAGAAGGAAACGCGATCGGCCAGGCCCTGGATCGGCGCGCGCGATCGCTGTGCCTTGGCGACGAGTTCGACGATGCGCGCAAGCGTGGTCTCGGCTCCGATCCGCTCGGCGCGCATGATCAGCGAGCCGTTCTTATTCAGCGTGCCGCCGGTGAGGGCGTCGCCTTCGGCCTTTTCGACCGGCAGCGGCTCGCCCGTGATCATGGATTCGTCGATGGAAGAACGGCCTTCCAGCACCGTGCCGTCGACCGGGATGGCGTCGCCTGGCCGGATGCGCAAGCGATCGCCGGCCTTGACGCTGTCCAGCGGCACGTCGGTCTCCGAACCGTCTTCGGCGATACGCCGCGCGGTCTTGGGCGCCAGATCGAGCAGAGCGCGGATCGCCGATCCGGTCTTTTCGCGGGCACGCAATTCCAGCACCTGGCCGAGGAAGACCAGCGCGACAATGACGGCGGCAGCCTCGAAATAGACCGGCACCGCACCGCCATGGCTGCGGAACTGATGCGGGAAGATGTCCGGAAACAGGGTGGCGACGACGCTGTAGAGGTAGGCCGCGCCGACGCCCAGCGAAATCAGTGTCCACATGTTGGGGCTGCGGTTGAGGACCGACTCCCAGCCACGGTGGAAGAAAGGAAAGGCAGCCCAGAGCACCACCGGACTTGCCAGGACCAGCCCGATCCAGACCTTCGTGCGATCATCGACAAGACTATCAAGCGACAGGCCGGCCATCGGCGTCATGGCGATGATCAGAAGCGGGATCGACAGGACCGCGCTGACCCAGAACCGCCTGGTGAAATCGACCAGCTCGGGATTTGGTCTTTCATCGCCTGATGGCACGCCCATCGGTTCCAGCGCCATGCCACAGATCGGGCAGGAGCCGGGCTTGTCGCGGATGATCTCTGGATGCATCGGACACGTATATTGCGTGCCCTTGGGCGCCGGCACCGGCGCCGGCCTGTCGCTGAGATAGGCTTGCGGTGCCGCAGCGAATTTCGCCTTGCAGCCGGCGGAACAGAAATAGAAGCCCTGGCCTTCATGGCGGACAAAGTGCCTGGCGGTGGCACGGTCGACACTCATGCCGCAGACGGGGTCGGTGGCCGTCAGATATTGTTCCGGCTCGGCCTGGAATTTCGAACGGCAACCTTCACTGCAGAAATGATAGAGGCGGCCGCCATGCTCCGATGTCGACTTGCCGGCGGCCGGATCCACGGTCATGCCACAAACCGGATCGCGCAGAACCGCATCCACGGCTGCGCCTTTCGGCGCGCAACAGCTGCCATGGGTGTCGTGTGTGTGGTGGCCGCCGTGGTGATCATGGTCTGAATGCGTCATTCCAAATGCCTCTGTGCCTGTGCTTCGGCGCTGAGGTAGTGCTTCCAGTAACTGGAAGGTCAAGGGCTGTGCCGATTTTTCGCATTTTGGGGGCCCGACCGGGCTGTTCGCCCAGAAAAAGCCCACATTCCGTAGCGCAGGGCCTGATACCCGGCGCGGCCGCAACGCGCATAGACATCCGTGAAAACCAGCCTATCCGACACCCACGGTCGGAAACTGCTTGAGCTACCGAGGAAAATCTTGGGCTCCGGACGAATTCCGTCTTGCCGCCAGTGACCTTGAATAGAAAATTCCCCCTGCCGCCCGCAACATGTAATCCCCCGGTAATCCTGGGAAGATGGCCGGGTTTAAAAGCTTGTTTTTCTGATTGTGGCATAATATCCACTTCAGAGACGATCAACAAACCACAACGTCACCTGTGCCAGAAGGCTCCCGCGGTGCTTGGCGGTTCCTGTGAACGTTACGATTTCGTACAAAAAGTTTTCATACAAAATAGCTCGTAAAATGAAACGCTTGGTTATCAATCTCGATCGATCTCCCTCTCGGCTTGCCCATATGACAGCGGAGTTCGCCCGTATTGGCATCGGATTCGAGCGGGTCGCGGCAATCGATAGCAAGGAACATCCCGAGCTGGTGCTGCAGCCACAGCACGCAATACACGCCATTCGGCCGCTTTCCGGCAGCGAGATCGCCTGCCTGCATAGCCATCGTGCCTGCTGGACGATCATCGCCGAGGACGACGCCCCTTATGGCGCCGTGTTCGAGGACGATATGGTCTTCTCCGGCAAGGCCGGTATGTTGTTGGATGATACGGACTGGGTGCCGGCAGACGCGGACGTCGTGAAGCTCGAGACGTTCTTCTCCACAACCGTGATCCAGAGGAGAAGGGCCTCTGCCGGACATGGCTTTTCCATGGTCCGGCTCCGCAAGGGCCATCCGGGGGCCGGGGGTTATCTGCTCTCGCGGCGAACGGCGCGCGACTTTCTGGAGGCAACGGCGCAGGTCAGCATTGCTGTCGATGATCTCATCTTCAACCCCATCATGTCGGCCGGCAAGACCATCTACCAACTTGTTCCGGCGCTGTGCGCACAGGATCAGTTCGTCGGCGGAAAGCTGCCAAGCCTGCTTGACCAGGAACGCGATGCTGCGCGGACCGCGAGCGGGCTTATGGCAAGGCAGAGGAAGCCGATGGCCGTGAGAATCAGCAGAGAGGCCGGGCGAACCGCACGGTGGATCGCCGATTTCTGCAGATTCCGGCAACGGATCGTCGTTCCCCTCGATCCGATCGAGGCAACGGACTAGGCCGCTTGCCGGGCCACCGGCAGGCCCCATACCCAGCGCCGCGAAAACGCGCTATAGACGCCGCCCAAAAGGCAAGGCCAACCGGTACCTATGGCGAAAATCTCCCTGAAGCTCGATGAACTGATCGACGGCGAAGCCTTGCGCCGCGAGATGACCGCGCTGACGACGGCCACCGACGGCGACGGTTCCGGAGCGGCCGCCCGCGCCGGCGTTCTGCAGCTTCTCAAGGCCCGGCTTGCCGAAGGCCGAAAGATCGCCGAGGCCATGCTGAAAGAGGATGGCGGCGGTAACGCCTGTGCCGAGCGGCTGTCACATCTGATGGACGAGCTGATCCGGGCGCTCTACGATTTCGCGGCGACGCACGTCTACCGGGTGAAGAACCGTTCGTCGGCCGAACGCATGGCCGTCGTCGCGGTCGGCGGCTATGGCCGCGGCACGCTGGCGCCGGGATCCGACATCGACCTGCTGTTCCTCTTGCCCTACAAGCAGACGCCATGGGGCGAACAAACCGTCGAATACATGCTCTACATGCTGTGGGATCTGGGCTTAAAGGTCGGCCACGCCACCCGCAACATCGATGAGTGCCTGCGGCTGTCACGCACCGACATCACCATCCGCACCTCGATCCTGGAAGCGCGCTTCCTGTGGGGCGAACGCAAGCTCTATGACGAACTGATGCTGCGCTTCGACCACGAGGTGGTGCGCACGACCGGCCCGGAATATGTCCAGGCCAAGCTCGCCGAACGCGACGAGCGCCACGCCAAGGCCGGCGAGAGCCGCTATCTGGTCGAGCCCAATGTCAAGGACGGCAAGGGTGGCCTGCGCGACCTGCAGACGCTGTTCTGGATCGGCAAGTATTTCTACCGGGTGCGCACCGGCGAGGAACTGGTCGAGAAGGGCGTCTT includes:
- a CDS encoding NADP-dependent malic enzyme, which produces MARKTENSGPSVSAQEALEFHAMGRPGKLEIVATKPMATQRDLSLAYSPGVAVPVRAIAEDPSRAFDYTTRGNMVAVISNGTAILGLGNLGALASKPVMEGKAVLFKRFADVDSIDLEVDTEDADEFINCVRFLGPSFGGINLEDIKAPECFIIEQRLRELMDIPVFHDDQHGTAIISAAGLINALEITGRDMKTTKMVCNGAGAAGIACIELMKAMGFAPENIILCDTKGVVFQGRTEGMNQWKSAHAVKTDTRSLAEALDGADVFLGLSAKGALTTAMVQSMAKNPIIFAMANPDPEITPEEVAEIRTDAIMATGRSDYPNQVNNVLGFPYIFRGALDVRATTINDDMKIAAARALAELARKDVPDDVAAAYQGNRPKFGPNYIIPVPFDPRLISAIPLAVAKAAMESGVARKPILDLDRYAQELSARRDPIASTLQRIYDRVRRQPKRIVFAEGEEEQVMRAAVSYVNQKLGTAILLGRDDVIKENAKHAGIDLNKQGIEIINARLSRRNGIYTDYLYERMQRKGFLFRDCQRLINNDRNHFAACMVALGDADGIVTGVTRNYSTALDDIRRVIDAKPGHRVIGVSIVLARGKTVLVADTAVHDMPNAEQIADIAEEAAGFARRMGYEPRLAMLAYSTFGHPQGERSERVQEAVRILDKRRVDFEYDGEMAADVALNARAMAQYPFIRLTGPANVLIMPAFHSASISTKMLQELGGSTVIGPLLVGLNKPVQIVSLNAKDSDIVNMAAIAAYTAGT
- the mutS gene encoding DNA mismatch repair protein MutS, giving the protein MNMHSPNEPDAPEVMTPPQPGAAAVTPMMEQFIEIKAANPDSLLFYRMGDFYELFFDDAEKASRALGIVLTKRGKHQGHDIPMCGVPVHAADDYLQKLIGQGFRVAVCEQIEDPAEAKKRGSKSVVRRDVVRLVTPGTITEDKLLAPSESSFLMALGRVKGGSDHSFALAWIDISTGAFRVAETTADRLLADIFRVDPREMIVAEPVFHDPELKPVFDMLGRVANPQPPSLFDSASATGRIARFFDVATPDSFGTFSRAELSAISGAIAYVEKTQKAERPPLSRPEREEQGSTLFIDPATRGNLELLRTLSGSRDGSLFKAIDRTVTGGGARLLADRLMAPLTDPSAIGARLDSVSFFRSETRLCQAVRTSLKSVADMPRALSRLALNRGGPRDLGALRAGFEAAGAIAEIFAATALPQELAGAMAAIQALPQALARHLMQALSEELPLLKRDGGFLRGSYHPELDEMRALRDESRKVIAGLERSLIEETGIRSLKIRHNNVLGYYIEVTANHHAIMTGSDGAKARFIHRQTMANAMRFTTTELAELETKIANAADRALSIELAAFDALMAEAVGEAEKIRAGADALAVIDVSAALALLSESEAWCRPVVDSSLAFEIAGGRHPVVEQALRRSGEGPFVANDCDLSPEGSAKNGAIWLLTGPNMGGKSTFLRQNALIAILAQTGSFVPATSAHIGVVDRLFSRVGASDDLARGRSTFMVEMVETAAILNQAGERALVILDEIGRGTATFDGLSIAWAAVEYLHEKNRCRAIFATHFHEMTSLAGKLTRLHNVTMRVKEWENDVVFLHEVGRGAADRSYGVQVARLAGLPEAVVDRAKQVLHQLEEGEVSGKTNRLVDDLPLFSVAMKREAPKPVKSDALGAALGDINPDEMTPREALEALYRLKGLAGK
- a CDS encoding aldo/keto reductase — its product is MPSIVRTTTLPSGEAIAVLGQGTWKMGEDSRRRADEVSALKLGLDLGITLIDTAEMYASGGAEEVVAEAIAGRRAEVFVVSKVLPSNASRAGVQRACENSLKRLRTDRIDLYLLHWPGSVPLAETVEAFEALKKAGKIRHWGVSNFDTEEMEELTGLPDGGNVQTNQVLYNLVRRGLEFDLAPWSRQRGIPLMAYSPVEQGALARNSRLEAVAARHGATPAQIALAWVMQQEGVIAIPKASSQQHVRQNFAALDIELTPQDLADLDRAFRPPTRKRGLEMI
- a CDS encoding DUF305 domain-containing protein, with the translated sequence MTLAKKLVLLLMAAGMLLAVFLESVPAQSEEMKHNMAGMAMGAQSPATVGYKKAMDKMHKDMMVKYTGNADVDFVRGMIPHHQGAIDMAKVELANGKDPEIRKLAEGVIAAQEAEIKQMQDWLAAHPVK
- a CDS encoding heavy metal translocating P-type ATPase, which produces MTHSDHDHHGGHHTHDTHGSCCAPKGAAVDAVLRDPVCGMTVDPAAGKSTSEHGGRLYHFCSEGCRSKFQAEPEQYLTATDPVCGMSVDRATARHFVRHEGQGFYFCSAGCKAKFAAAPQAYLSDRPAPVPAPKGTQYTCPMHPEIIRDKPGSCPICGMALEPMGVPSGDERPNPELVDFTRRFWVSAVLSIPLLIIAMTPMAGLSLDSLVDDRTKVWIGLVLASPVVLWAAFPFFHRGWESVLNRSPNMWTLISLGVGAAYLYSVVATLFPDIFPHQFRSHGGAVPVYFEAAAVIVALVFLGQVLELRAREKTGSAIRALLDLAPKTARRIAEDGSETDVPLDSVKAGDRLRIRPGDAIPVDGTVLEGRSSIDESMITGEPLPVEKAEGDALTGGTLNKNGSLIMRAERIGAETTLARIVELVAKAQRSRAPIQGLADRVSFYFVPAVVLVAVVAFIAWAVFGPEPSLIFAVVSAVSVLIIACPCALGLATPMSIMTATGRGAHAGVLIKEAAALERFASVDTLIVDKTGTLTEGRPKLTDVVAANGFSEDELLGLAASLEKGSEHPLAEAIVEGAVARSVTVADAIDFEAVTGKGVSGTVSGKTVALGNAAMMRDLGVDVSAVSASAEALQGDGKTAMFVAVGGKLAGIVAVADPIKATTAEAIRALHDSGLRIIMATGDNERTAKAIAKSLGIDEVRAGLLPEQKAALVDELRGKGKGVAMAGDGVNDAPALASADVGIAMGTGADVAVESAGITLVKGDLNGIVRARKLAQATIGNIRQNLFFAFLYNVLGVPVAAGVLYPLTGMLLSPMLAAAAMSLSSVSVIANALRLRTLKL
- a CDS encoding glycosyltransferase family 25 protein, which produces MKRLVINLDRSPSRLAHMTAEFARIGIGFERVAAIDSKEHPELVLQPQHAIHAIRPLSGSEIACLHSHRACWTIIAEDDAPYGAVFEDDMVFSGKAGMLLDDTDWVPADADVVKLETFFSTTVIQRRRASAGHGFSMVRLRKGHPGAGGYLLSRRTARDFLEATAQVSIAVDDLIFNPIMSAGKTIYQLVPALCAQDQFVGGKLPSLLDQERDAARTASGLMARQRKPMAVRISREAGRTARWIADFCRFRQRIVVPLDPIEATD